One window from the genome of Yarrowia lipolytica chromosome 1B, complete sequence encodes:
- a CDS encoding uncharacterized protein (Compare to YALI0B19162g, similar to uniprot|O94021 Candida albicans Hypothetical 48.1 kDa protein) — protein sequence MIIKSKLPQSQATTFGHAAREAYWDFDHKNTPLNHGSFGACPLPVREARNQILAKIEANPDLYMRTTLYEDIEVARATACEWIDSEPLNTVFVQNATVGFNTVIRSLPLKKGDTIIYCSTTYGACEKTLKFLELRHGIKHVSVDIEYPMNDEEIVDVYRKAIDAHPSTVICLFDTVSSMPAAILPYNQLVKLCREKEVLSFIDGAHSIGLIPVSMRKTQPDFYVTNVHKWGYGVRGGAILYVAEEHHRLIHTLPVSHTYLDDSEDLEPEQEERRLVDRFTFIGTQDFSPYIAITAAFEFRKKIGGEAQIRKYCNDLAVKVGDLAAGQWRTEVLGHAGAMVTVRLPIPEEFLAAASEERKQQLFQLICDHPLTRGTYVPPIYHNGKMYVRFSAQVYNELEDYQVGIDAVNEALDIFFMEEVEEVQDMWVCV from the coding sequence ATGATTATCAAAAGCAAACTGCCACAGAGCCAGGCCACGACCTTTGGACACGCTGCCCGCGAGGCGTACTGGGACTTTGACCACAAAAACACGCCGCTGAACCACGGCTCTTTTGGAGCCTGTCCGTTGCCTGTGCGAGAGGCGCGAAACCAGATTCTCGCCAAAATCGAAGCCAACCCCGATTTGTACATGCGGACGACTCTGTACGAGGACATCGAGGTTGCGCGGGCGACGGCATGCGAATGGATCGACTCGGAGCCTCTCAACACGGTGTTCGTGCAGAACGCCACTGTCGGCTTCAACACCGTCATCAGAAGCCTGCCACTCAAGAAAGGTGACACTATCATCTACTGCTCGACCACGTATGGTGCCTGCGAAAAGACTCTCAAGTTCTTGGAGCTCAGACACGGTATCAAACATGTGTCTGTCGACATTGAGTACCCCATgaacgacgaggagattgtggacgTGTACAGAAAGGCTATTGACGCCCATCCAAGCACCGTTATATGCCTGTTTGATACAGTGTCTTCAATGCCTGCCGCCATTCTGCCGTACAACCAGCTCGTGAAGCTGTGTCGAGAGAAAGAGGTGCTTTCGTTCATCGATGGAGCCCATAGCATTGGTCTGATCCCCGTGAGCATGCGAAAAACCCAGCCTGATTTCTACGTCACCAACGTGCACAAGTGGGGCTACGGAGTACGAGGTGGAGCGATTTTGTATGTCGCAGAGGAGCACCACCGACTTATCCACACCCTGCCTGTTTCGCATACATACCTGGACGACTCTGAGGACCTGGAGcccgagcaggaggaacGACGACTCGTTGACCGGTTCACTTTCATCGGAACGCAGGATTTTTCCCCTTATATCGCTATCACTGCTGCCTTTGAATTCCGGAAGAAgattggaggagaagcccaaATCAGAAAGTACTGTAACGATCTGGCAGTAAAGGTTGGCGACTTGGCTGCTGGCCAATGGCGAACTGAAGTGCTGGGGCACGCTGGAGCCATGGTTACTGTTCGTCTGCCCATTCCAGAGGAATTTCTGGCTGCTGCGTCGGAAGAGAGGAAGCAACAGTTGTTCCAGCTCATCTGTGACCACCCCCTGACTCGAGGAACCTACGTGCCTCCCATTTACCACAATGGCAAGATGTACGTGCGGTTCTCTGCTCAGGTGTAtaacgagctggaggactaCCAGGTGGGCATCGACGCTGTGAACGAAGCCCTAGACATTTTTTtcatggaggaggttgaagAGGTTCAAGACATGTGGGTATGTGTATAA